One region of Triticum aestivum cultivar Chinese Spring chromosome 6B, IWGSC CS RefSeq v2.1, whole genome shotgun sequence genomic DNA includes:
- the LOC123140117 gene encoding probable cytosolic oligopeptidase A, with the protein MGPARQRTTLVFLVLLLAVAAAMTPTLLTSASHLLRLSHSARRLARNPSSSLRLLSLLPASSPLRAFCPRARPSPIACSAYSTAMADAAADDTSSNPLLADFDFPPFDRVEPSHVRPGIRALLARLEGELEQLEKGVEPAWEKLVHPLERIVDRLDVVWNVVDHLKAVKDSADLRAAVEDVQPEKVKFYLRLGQSKPIYEAFNAIRNSSDWDSLSDARKRVVEGQIKDAVLGGVALEDEQREKFNQIQQELEKLSEKFSENVLDATKKFEKLITDKKEVDGLPASALGLAAQTAVSKGHENASAENGPWMITLDAPSFMAVMQHAKNRALREEVYRAYLTRASSGDLDNTDIISQILKLRLEKAKLLGYKNFAEVSMARKMATVDRVQELLEKIRAASWDHAVQDMEDLKAFVKDSGSAEANDLAHWDLNFWSERLRESKYDIDEEGLRPYFALPKVMDGLFSLANKLFGITVEAADGLAPVWNSDVKFYCVKDSSNSPVAYFYFDPYSRPSEKRGGAWMNVVFSRSSVLARHGSSVRLPVAHMVCNQMPPVGDKPSLMTFREVETVFHEFGHALQHMLTRQDEAFVAGISGIEWDAVELPSQFMENWCYHKNTLLSIAKHYETGEPLPEEIYAKLVAAKNFRAGTFSLRQIRFASVDMELHTTYDPSGPVSVYDVDRRVAEKTQVLAPLPEDRFLCGFSHIFAGGYAAGYYSYKWAEVLSADAFSAFEDVGLDNEKAIEETGRRFRETVLALGGGKSPLEVFVAFRGREPSPEPLLRHNGLLPVAA; encoded by the exons ATGGGCCCGGCACGTCAGCGCACCACCCTCGtgttcctcgtcctcctcctggcggtggcggcggccatgACTCCCACGCTCCTCACTTCCGCCTCCCACCTCCTCCGCCTCTCCCActccgcccgccgcctcgcccgcaACCCCAGCAGCTCActccgcctcctctccctcctccccgccTCCTCCCCGCTCCGCGCCTTCTGCCCCCGCGCCCGCCCCTCCCCAATCGCCTGCTCCGCCTACTCCACCGCCATGGCGGACGCCGCCGCGGATGACACCAGCAGCAACCCGCTGCTCGCCGACTTCGACTTCCCGCCCTTCGACCGCGTCGAGCCGTCCCACGTCCGCCCCGGGATCCGCGCGCTCCTCGCCCGCCTC GAGGGCGAGCTGGAGCAGCTGGAGAAGGGCGTGGAGCCGGCGTGGGAGAAGCTGGTCCACCCGCTCGAGCGCATCGTCGACAGGCTCGACGTCGTCTGGAACGTCGTCGACCACCTCAAGGCCGTCAAGGACTCCGCCGACCTCCGCGCCGCCGTAGAGGACGTCCAG CCCGAGAAAGTGAAATTCTACCTGAGGCTGGGGCAGAGCAAGCCAATCTACGAGGCCTTCAATGCCATCAGGAACTCTTCGGACTGGGACAGCCTCAGCGACGCCCGCAAGCGTGTCGTCGAAG GCCAAATAAAGGATGCTGTTCTCGGTGGAGTTGCGCTTGAGGATGAGCAGAGGGAGAAATTCAATCAAATCCAACAG GAACTTGAAAAGCTGTCAGAGAAGTTCAGTGAAAACGTGCTGGATGCAACAAAGAAATTTGAGAAATTGATTACTGATAAGAAAGAAGTCGACGGTTTACCTGCCTCAGCTCTTGGCTTAGCAGCACAGACTGCTGTTTCAAAG GGTCATGAAAATGCTTCAGCTGAAAATGGACCTTGGATGATCACACTAGATGCACCAAGCTTCATGGCTGTCATGCAACATGCTAAGAACAGGGCTCTCCGTGAAGAAGTATATCGCGCTTATCTAACCCGTGCATCAAGCGGTGATCTTGATAACACCGATATCATAAGTCAGATTCTAAAGTTGAGACTAGAGAAGGCTAAACTACTTGGCTACAAGAACTTCGCTGAG GTAAGCATGGCTCGGAAAATGGCAACTGTTGACCGGGTGCAAGAGCTTCTTGAGAAAATCCGTGCTGCTTCCTGGGATCATGCTGTTCAAG ATATGGAAGACCTAAAAGCCTTTGTGAAAGATTCTGGTTCTGCAGAAGCCAATGATCTAGCACACTGGGACCTTAACTTCTGGAGTGAACGACTGCGGGAATCTAAATATGACATCGATGAG GAAGGACTGCGTCCTTACTTTGCACTGCCCAAGGTTATGGATGGCCTCTTCAGTCTTGCGAATAAGCTCTTTGGAATAACCGTTGAAGCTGCAGATGGATTGGCTCCT GTTTGGAACAGTGACGTCAAATTTTATTGTGTCAAAGATTCTTCCAATAGCCCCGTTGCTTATTTTTACTTCGACCCATACTCAAGACCATCTGAAAAGCGTGGTGGGGCTTGGATGAATGTCGTCTTTTCTCGTAGCAGTGTCCTAGCTCGCCATGGGTCTTCTGTAAGGCTGCCTGTTGCCCATATGGTGTGTAATCAGATGCCACCAGTTGGCGATAAGCCCAGTCTTATGACCTTCCGTGAG GTTGAAACCGTGTTCCATGAATTTGGTCACGCGCTGCAGCATATGCTTACCAGACAAGATGAAGCCTTTGTTGCTGGTATCAGTGGAATAGAATGGGATGCCGTAGAGTTACCCTCTCAGTTCATGGAAAACTGGTGCTATCACAA GAATACACTTTTGAGCATTGCAAAGCATTATGAAACCGGTGAACCTCTTCCAGAGGAAATCTATGCTAAGCTTGTGGCTGCAAAGAATTTCCGTGCTGGCACCTTCAGTCTCCGTCAG ATACGTTTCGCGAGTGTAGATATGGAACTGCATACAACTTATGATCCAAGTGGACCAGTGTCCGTGTATGATGTTGACCGAAGGGTTGCAGAGAAAACCCAGGTTCTCGCTCCTCTGCCGGAGGACAGATTCCTGTGTGGATTCAGCCACATTTTTGCAG GTGGCTATGCAGCTGGATACTACAGTTACAAG TGGGCTGAAGTGCTATCAGCCGATGCATTCTCAGCATTTGAAGATGTTGGTCTGGATAACGAGAAG GCCATTGAGGAGACGGGCAGACGATTCAGAGAAACGGTTCTTGCACTTGGAGGCGGGAAATCTCCGCTCGAG GTTTTCGTTGCTTTCCGAGGACGGGAGCCTTCGCCGGAGCCACTGCTGAGGCACAACGGCCTGCTACCTGTTGCTGCATAG
- the LOC123140119 gene encoding two-component response regulator ORR3 isoform X1: MSSTNPPSATSHVAIARHPLEHGCGLSEWQSRCRGTDSMSLKKGLLQASASPSIPFCRRCPMSTTAQEPPHVLAVDDSLVDRVVISRLLRSSKYRVTTVDSGKKALEVLSLGRESVQLIITDYCMPEMTGYDLLKRVKESAELRGIPVVIMSSENSPARIRRCLDEGAEEFLIKPVRPSDVSRLCTRAIAAMPMR, encoded by the exons ATGAGCAGTACCAATCCCCCTTCCGCGACCAGCCATGTTGCCATCGCACGCCATCCGCTGGAGCATGGATGCGGGCTCTCTGAATGGCAGTCCAGATGCAGAGGAACCGACTCCATGAGTTTAAAAAAGGGGCTTCTTCAG GCATCAGCTTCTCCATCCATCCCCTTCTGCCGCCGCTGCCCGATGTCGACGACGGCCCAGGAGCCGCCGCACGTCCTGGCGGTGGACGACAGCCTCGTCGACCGCGTTGTCATCTCCAGGCTCCTCCGCAGCTCCAAGTACAGAG TGACGACGGTGGACAGCGGGAAGAAGGCGCTGGAGGTGCTGAGCCTGGGCCGCGAGAGCGTGCAGCTGATCATCACGGACTACTGCATGCCGGAGATGACCGGCTACGACCTGCTCAAGCGGGTCAAGGAGTCGGCGGAGCTGCGCGGCATCCCGGTGGTGATCATGTCGTCGGAGAACTCCCCCGCCAGGATCCGCCGGTGCCTCGACGAGGGCGCGGAGGAGTTCCTCATCAAGCCCGTGCGCCCCTCCGACGTCTCCCGCCTCTGCACCCGGGCCATCGCCGCCATGCCCATGCGGTAG
- the LOC123140119 gene encoding two-component response regulator ORR3 isoform X2: MSTTAQEPPHVLAVDDSLVDRVVISRLLRSSKYRVTTVDSGKKALEVLSLGRESVQLIITDYCMPEMTGYDLLKRVKESAELRGIPVVIMSSENSPARIRRCLDEGAEEFLIKPVRPSDVSRLCTRAIAAMPMR; encoded by the exons ATGTCGACGACGGCCCAGGAGCCGCCGCACGTCCTGGCGGTGGACGACAGCCTCGTCGACCGCGTTGTCATCTCCAGGCTCCTCCGCAGCTCCAAGTACAGAG TGACGACGGTGGACAGCGGGAAGAAGGCGCTGGAGGTGCTGAGCCTGGGCCGCGAGAGCGTGCAGCTGATCATCACGGACTACTGCATGCCGGAGATGACCGGCTACGACCTGCTCAAGCGGGTCAAGGAGTCGGCGGAGCTGCGCGGCATCCCGGTGGTGATCATGTCGTCGGAGAACTCCCCCGCCAGGATCCGCCGGTGCCTCGACGAGGGCGCGGAGGAGTTCCTCATCAAGCCCGTGCGCCCCTCCGACGTCTCCCGCCTCTGCACCCGGGCCATCGCCGCCATGCCCATGCGGTAG
- the LOC123140118 gene encoding uncharacterized protein: MPAQIPLQIPTLGPPTNSMAAAGDDAPAGLFSGVWSRLHAAASLWRRRGQASRDGEREEEGEATVRSRLARRAAAARRVGRKLAFVSFNLEVLVFVYAFWRARRRSLTWRQPIQVLPVLAVPALATLIYAAFVRFTRMLDLKDKRTLERLQEDKPQNECEPRESVDLKDKETLERLQEDKQQTECEPRGFDRNKENDVQNCDGVDDASNSLVEIDSAAQTAKLMKHRHSSIKHRDDGGADMAWGHSKDFQSAPSGGLRMRRLSSSKTYMTSSSFIERSVEKTQETPSVSAHSDQHVHVPISTEDTISYPFDDCRSMHAQPSDTPQELSEGDADEEGFDGLWDIVETRSNSSKENPISPVGSHNNFYDGDDSRSLASPPDDFVAHNSLNDFSGSPDLSGPVLPASETLKMLPPESVREEALLDPQKSEVLHMYSLTPKEIPNPYAVNAKELPITPDMGTYQQLLGEGVEETESSMFHIPEESTPPFISEEVLLCPPAVSNIEHCLGTPEFSLCGQETEKMEVVRSVSFTNDSPESSFLSSPELVVESAEDAIEKEICELNTKEENAMLISIEEEPLQDPLIVSTSTSEQCLETSDVSLCIQDAKAREVTGIINFVTANPELMQTTSPELLAEGDDDLKGDKASDLHLPEQNGLPLNFEKESILDSLVAYTAEDLEITEVHDVVKEGSFESEDEETFSHPNLVVPSSNDDSKTQKLISDSMRVQFIPNTKINEGPEGGRETVSEPLHQGTRHSEGMFLSPGEINNDEVYSLTPMESPTLYAVNDKELPITPDMESYPEFVGEGVEEIVLSKFHMREESTTPFNSEEVLPCSLAVSNIENCPGAPEFPVCGEETDKMEVAGSVSFINVSPELSFLSSPELVVENAEDVTEKELSGFYTKEDNAIVINMEEEALQDPLMVSTSAVEQCLETSDVSLRIQDANPKLVYPPSPEVLGEYNEELKEDQTSDSHIPEQNGLPFNFEKEPILDSPVADTAEDVEITEVHYVVKKGFSESEGEEAFNYQKLAVTDSEDDSDTQNLIIDSMPVKFIPNSDLNEILEGGREAFSQPLRQSTRHSEGMFLSSAEINNDEVYSSNSNSYAKVVEDAAPSEGLSKVEDEMSIASLDTPICLDEVKSADIDMVSPKLSLQAELRGGGVEENEQSKFPLPVEIRTHFNLEEEVLLSPVAVNNTEYCVETPEFSLYNHESGEMEVVESVSYIKVSPESIFLSSPEFVGEGGQDAREKETRELNTNEENETLINLKEEPLQAAPVVSTTDQCLETSEFSLSSEVVKTTDVPEIVSFVTVSPELNYPASPELLSEGDGDLHEDETSDSHLHEQKALPSNLEEPFLDPLVVDTAEDALVTSELLIFSEEVKMTEVHGVVEEVFSESEDEAAFDHPNLVLASPDDDSTAENFTSNSISAQVIPDTSVKEASQAGQEALPEPRDESICHSEGTFLSPGEVNHDEVTVEAPFSGQEGLPKSEDEIALTSLETSILLDEVTTAENLTANSGPSQSIPDSNGFQSLHDQEQAPSETLQDVNFLIEGSHTSSEEGINSEIFSLYSRSSSCVSEISMLESLRSGTSSEPENDRGLSFDERNHVIFHNMDSTENNTNNPGTAESILETNMTETLNIADETTPGSPHEVSSNFVDSFVAPDVTNGMTQSDQHLDLSSSSFAPVVDAFETLQSGHVFSEPQLENDVTFGQTQMSPKEADDAENYFTNTIDDPQDSERTSTVALEDEDDLTLHKAYMSPEDISEVENSLADDSASDLPHMPENHCFSEKVSPESQDPLSSEVILVHPVGLKTENDLDDAKSSLYSTEANLAEPCGIAHEGTQQQDETMLGFEEANSEDHYDNSGSLDIPDVTVAESLQAAERSSSEILYDGMFSFEGTLISLDGNDNAEDFTNNSGSAMHTAQTDTTSLPGLQEGSFKPEDENAVNSISPYEVDTEESSSSNRGNSSSASSRHDISFMEAPQPQELPIDARKEKVFLKDKEPKDGESEDTKETVEDLDSDHERKPVVTISHSTGSSNVSELADLQYTESVDDDTETLSAPLPSSVATDISKQTK; the protein is encoded by the exons ATGCCAGCCCAAATTCCACTCCAGATTCCCACCCTCGGCCCGCCGACCAACTCCatggccgccgccggcgacgacgcGCCCGCGGGGCTCTTCTCCGGCGTCTGGTCCCGCCTCCACGCCGCggcctccctctggcgccgccggGGCCAGGCCTCCCGCGACGGCgagcgggaggaggagggggaggccacCGTGCGGTCGCGCCTGGcgaggcgggccgcggcggcgcggcgggtcgGCCGGAAGCTCGCCTTCGTCTCCTTCAACCTCGAG GTGCTGGTATTCGTCTACGCGTTCTGGAGGGCGAGGAGACGGAGTCTGACATGGAGGCAGCCCATCCAGGTGCTGCCAGTGCTCGCGGTCCCTGCTCTCGCCACACTCATCTACGCCGCCTTCGTCCGCTTCACCAGAATGC TTGACCTAAAGGACAAAAGAACACTTGAAAGACTTCAAGAGGACAAGCCGCAAAATGAGTGTGAACCAAGGGAGTCGGTTGACCTCAAGGACAAGGAAACGCTTGAAAGACTTCAAGAGGACAAGCAGCAAACTGAGTGCGAACCAAGGGGGTTTGACCGGAACAAAGAAAACGATGTCCAG AACTGTGATGGTGTGGACGATGCTAGTAATTCTCTGGTTGAAATTGATTCAGCGGCACAAACTGCTAAGCTTATGAAACATCGTCACTCGAGCATTAAGCATAGAGATGATGGTGGAGCAGATATGGCTTGGGGTCATAGCAAGGATTTCCAATCAGCACCGTCAGGCGGATTAAGGATGAGAAGACTGTCAAGTTCAAAAACATACATGACCAGCAGCAGTTTTATAGAAAGAAGTGTGGAAAAGACACAGGAAACGCCATCTGTCTCTGCACATTCAGATCAGCATGTCCATGTCCCTATTTCCACTGAAGATACTATTTCGTATCCTTTCGATGATTGCCGCAGCATGCATGCTCAACCTTCAGACACCCCTCAAGAATTGTCTGAAGGAGATGCTGACGAAGAAGGGTTTGATGGATTATGGGACATTGTGGAAACTCGTTCCAATTCCAGCAAGGAGAATCCCATATCTCCAGTTggttctcataataatttttatgACGGAGACGATTCACGCTCCCTTGCATCTCCACCAGATGACTTCGTTGCTCATAATAGCTTAAATGACTTCAGCGGCAGCCCTGACTTGTCTGGTCCGGTATTACCTGCATCAGAAACCTTGAAAATGTTGCCTCCAGAAAGTGTCAGGGAGGAAGCATTGCTTGATCCGCAAAAGTCAGAAGTGTTGCATATGTATTCCTTGACTCCAAAGGAGATCCCTAATCCGTATGCAGTCAATGCCAAGGAGCTGCCAATCACCCCTGACATGGGGACCTATCAACAGTTGCTTGGCGAGGGAGTCGAGGAGACAGAATCGTCCATGTTCCATATCCCAGAGGAGAGTACGCCGCCCTTCATCTCGGAGGAGGTTTTACTGTGTCCACCTGCAGTCAGTAATATCGAACATTGCCTGGGGACTCCAGAGTTCTCTTTGTGCGGTCAAGAGACTGAAAAAATGGAAGTTGTTAGAAGTGTCAGCTTTACTAATGACAGCCCTGAGTCAAGCTTCTTATCCTCTCCAGAGTTAGTTGTGGAGAGTGCTGAGGATGCCATTGAGAAAGAAATATGTGAATTAAACACAAAGGAGGAGAATGCTATGCTCATCAGTATAGAGGAGGAACCTTTGCAAGATCCACTTATAGTCAGTACTAGTACTAGTGAACAATGCTTGGAAACTTCAGATGTCTCTTTATGCATTCAAGATGCCAAGGCGAGGGAAGTTACTGGAATTATAAACTTTGTTACAGCCAATCCTGAATTAATGCAGACAACATCTCCAGAATTACTTGCAGAAGGTGATGATGACTTAAAGGGGGATAAAGCATCTGACTTGCACTTACCGGAGCAGAATGGCCTTCCTTTAAACTTCGAAAAGGAATCTATTCTGGATTCACTTGTAGCTTATACTGCCGAGGACCTCGAGATAACAGAAGTTCATGATGTTGTCAAGGAAGGTTCCTTTGAATCAGAAGACGAGGAAACATTTAGTCACCCAAATCTTGTTGTCCCTTCTTCAAATGATGATAGTAAAACTCAAAAACTGATAAGTGACTCAATGCGTGTTCAATTTATTCCAAACACCAAGATAAATGAAGGTCCTGAAGGTGGCCGGGAAACAGTTTCTGAACCGCTACATCAAGGCACTCGCCATTCTGAAGGAATGTTCTTATCTCCCGGGGAGATCAATAATGACGAAGTCTATTCTTTGACTCCAATGGAGAGCCCTACATTGTATGCAGTCAATGACAAGGAACTGCCAATCACTCCTGACATGGAGAGCTATCCAGAGTTCGTTGGCGAGGGAGTCGAAGAGATAGTATTGTCCAAGTTCCATATGCGAGAGGAGAGTACGACGCCCTTCAATTCGGAGGAGGTTTTACCGTGCTCGCTTGCAGTCAGTAATATAGAAAATTGCCCCGGGGCTCCAGAGTTCCCTGTATGTGGTGAAGAAACTGATAAAATGGAAGTTGCTGGAAGTGTCAGCTTTATCAATGTCAGTCCTGAGTTGAGCTTCCTATCTTCTCCAGAGTTAGTTGTGGAGAATGCTGAGGATGTCACCGAGAAAGAATTAAGTGGATTTTATACAAAGGAGGACAATGCTATAGTCATCAATATGGAGGAGGAAGCTTTACAAGATCCGCTTATGGTCAGTACCAGTGCTGTTGAACAATGCTTGGAGACTTCAGATGTCTCTTTACGCATTCAAGATGCCAATCCTAAATTGGTGTACCCACCATCTCCAGAGGTACTTGGAGAATATAATGAAGAACTCAAGGAGGATCAAACGTCTGACTCGCACATACCGGAGCAGAATGGTCTACCTTTTAATTTTGAAAAGGAACCTATTCTGGATTCACCTGTAGCTGATACCGCCGAGGACGTCGAGATAACAGAGGTTCATTATGTTGTCAAGAAAGGATTTTCTGAGTCAGAAGGCGAGGAAGCATTTAACTATCAAAAGCTTGCTGTCACAGATTCGGAGGATGATAGTGACACTCAAAATTTGATTATTGATTCAATGCCAGTGAAATTCATTCCAAACAGCGACCTAAATGAAATTCTTGAAGGTGGCCGGGAAGCATTTTCTCAGCCACTACGTCAAAGCACTCGCCATTCTGAAGGAATGTTCTTATCTTCAGCGGAGATCAATAATGATGAAGTCTATTCAAGCAACTCAAATTCATATGCCAAAGTGGTGGAAGATGCTGCACCCTCTGAAGGACTTTCTAAGGTTGAAGATGAAATGTCTATTGCTTCTTTAGATACTCCCATCTGCCTGGATGAGGTTAAAAGTGCAGACATTGATATGGTCAGTCCTAAACTGAGTCTTCAAGCGGAGCTGCGTGGTGGGGGAGTTGAGGAGAATGAACAGTCCAAGTTCCCTCTACCAGTGGAAATCAGAACACACTTCAATTTGGAGGAGGAAGTTTTGCTATCCCCAGTTGCAGTCAATAATACTGAATACTGTGTGGAGACTCCAGAGTTCTCTTTATACAATCATGAGAGTGGAGAAATGGAAGTTGTTGAAAGTGTCAGCTATATTAAGGTCAGTCCTGAGTCGATCTTCTTATCCTCTCCAGAGTTTGTTGGGGAGGGTGGTCAGGATGCTAGGGAGAAAGAAACACGCGAATTAAACACAAATGAGGAGAATGAGACACTCATCAATTTGAAGGAGGAACCTTTGCAAGCTGCGCCTGTGGTCAGTACTACTGATCAGTGCTTGGAAACATCAGAGTTTTCTTTATCTAGTGAAGTTGTCAAGACAACGGATGTTCCAGAGATTGTTAGCTTTGTTACAGTCAGTCCTGAATTAAACTACCCTGCATCTCCAGAGTTACTTTCAGAGGGGGACGGGGACTTACACGAGGATGAAACATCTGACTCGCACTTACATGAGCAGAAGGCCCTACCTTCTAATTTGGAGGAGCCTTTTCTGGATCCACTTGTAGTTGATACTGCTGAAGATGCGTTGGTTACATCAGAACTTCTGATATTCAGTGAAGAGGTCAAGATGACCGAAGTTCATGGAGTCGTCGAGGAAGTTTTCTCTGAATCAGAAGACGAGGCAGCATTTGACCATCCAAACCTTGTTCTCGCCTCTCCAGATGATGATAGCACCGCTGAAAATTTCACAAGTAATTCAATATCTGCCCAGGTCATTCCAGACACCAGTGTAAAGGAAGCTTCTCAAGCTGGTCAGGAAGCATTGCCTGAGCCACGAGATGAAAGCATTTGCCATTCGGAAGGAACATTCCTATCTCCAGGTGAGGTCAATCATGATGAAGTGACAGTCGAAGCGCCATTTTCTGGTCAGGAAGGACTTCCTAAGTCTGAAGATGAAATAGCTTTGACTTCTCTAGAGACTTCCATCTTGCTCGATGAGGTTACAACTGCAGAAAATTTGACGGCCAACTCTGGACCTTCTCAGTCTATCCCAGACAGCAACGGGTTTCAATCTCTTCACGACCAGGAACAAGCTCCATCTGAAACACTACAGGACGTTAATTTTCTTATCGAGGGAAGTCACACATCCTCAGAGGAGGGCATAAACTCTGAGATATTTTCACTCTATTCCAGGTCATCTTCATGTGTTTCAGAGATCAGCATGCTGGAATCTCTCAGAAGTGGAACATCTTCTGAACCAGAAAATGATCGTGGTTTAAGCTTTGATGAGAGGAACCATGTGATATTTCACAACATGGACAGTACAGAAAATAACACAAACAATCCAGGGACTGCTGAATCTATCCTGGAGACCAACATGACTGAAACTCTTAATATTGCTGATGAAACAACTCCTGGTTCACCGCATGAAGTTTCTTCAAACTTTGTGGACTCTTTTGTAGCTCCAGATGTAACCAATGGCATGACACAATCAGATCAACACTTGGACCTATCCTCCTCTTCATTTGCTCCAGTGGTTGATGCATTTGAGACATTGCAAAGTGGTCATGTTTTTTCCGAGCCTCAACTTGAAAATGATGTTACGTTTGGGCAGACCCAAATGTCCCCTAAGGAGGCCGATGATGCTGAAAACTATTTCACCAATACAATTGATGATCCTCAAGATAGTGAGAGAACATCAACTGTAGCTTTGGAAGATGAAGATGATTTAACTCTTCATAAGGCTTACATGTCTCCTGAAGATATCAGTGAAGTCGAAAATTCTTTGGCTGATGATTCTGCTTCAGATCTTCCTCACATGCCGGAGAACCATTGCTTCAGCGAAAAAGTATCACCTGAATCTCAGGACCCCTTAAGTTCTGAGGTGATTTTGGTTCATCCAGTGGGTTTGAAAACTGAAAATGATTTAGACGATGCAAAGTCATCCTTGTATTCTACAGAGGCCAACTTGGCTGAACCTTGTGGCATTGCTCATGAAGGAACTCAGCAACAAGATGAAACCATGTTGGGTTTTGAGGAAGCCAATTCTGAAGATCACTATGACAATTCAGGGTCCCTAGATATTCCAGATGTCACTGTGGCGGAGAGTCTTCAAGCAGCAGAGAGATCATCATCTGAGATACTTTACGATGGCATGTTCAGTTTCGAGGGGACATTAATATCTCTAGATGGTAATGACAATGCTGAGGATTTTACTAACAATTCAGGTTCTGCTATGCATACTGCACAGACCGACACAACAAGTCTCCCTGGTCTTCAAGAAGGGTCTTTCAAGCCAGAAGATGAAAATGCAGTTAATTCTATCTCCCCATATGAGGTTGATACTGAAGAATCAAGTAGCTCAAATCGTGGTAATTCCAGCTCCGCTTCATCTCGTCATGACATCAGCTTCATGGAGGCTCCTCAGCCCCAGGAACTGCCTATAGACGCTCGAAAGGAaaaag TTTTCCTCAAGGATAAGGAACCAAAAGACGGTGAATCTGAGGACACGAAAGAGACTGTCGAAGATTTGGATTCTGACCATGAG AGGAAACCAGTAGTCACAATCAGTCATAGCACTGGGAGCAGTAATGTTTCTGAGCTAGCTGATTTGCAGTACACCGAGTCGGTTGATGATGATACTGAAACTCTTAGTGCTCCTCTACCTTCATCTGTTGCTACAGATATTTCGAAGCAGACCAAATGA